A genomic segment from Nicotiana tabacum cultivar K326 chromosome 7, ASM71507v2, whole genome shotgun sequence encodes:
- the LOC142161973 gene encoding uncharacterized protein LOC142161973, which translates to MGESTPSTEDSRGENSVLIDLTSRISQMLSQTPTITSHERRAALIGIKLNDTNYGIWSQVVEIYINGDLPQPFETNHCFRKWIIENSVVKGWLINSMDPSLIGNYVRFPIAKVVWDSIATTYFDGGDTSQVYDLNRKVTQHKQSGGSIVTYYNNLQGREKKGYNSILQEDRVYMFLDRLDDRLDKIRGDMLQLQPFPTVEQASAHVRR; encoded by the exons ATGGGAGAATCTACACCCTCAACAGAAGACTCCCGAGGTGAGAACTCAGTCCTTATCGATTTAACATCTAGAATATCACAGATGTTAAGCCAAACACCAACCATAACCAGTCATGAACGTAGAGCAGCACTGATTGGCATCAAGTTAAATGACACCAATTATGGAATTTGGTCCCAAGTTGTAGAGATATACATAAATGGAGATCTCCCACAACCTTTTGAAACAAATCATTGTTTCAGGAAGTGGATAATAGAAAATTCTGTGGTGAAGGGATGGCTGATCAACTCTATGGATCCAAGTCTAATTGGTAACTACGTCAGATTTCCAATAGCAAAAGTTGTATGGGATTCTATTGCTACAACATATTTTGACGGTGGAGACACTTCACAGGTTTATGATCTTAATAGGAAGGTGACGCAACACAAACAAAGTGGAGGATCTATTGTGACCTATTACAACAACCTGCAAG GTCGTGAAAAAAAAGGGTATAACTCTATTTTACAGGAAGATAGAGTATACATGTTTCTGGATAGATTAGATGATCGTCTTGACAAGATCAGAGGGGATATGCTTCAACTTCAGCCATTTCCTACAGTGGAACAGGCCTCTGCCCATGTTCGCCGTTAA